The following proteins come from a genomic window of Candidatus Palauibacter scopulicola:
- a CDS encoding ABC transporter ATP-binding protein, which yields MTIANGAAELRVRGLGVGYRRGRVVLGGLSLDIVPGEVLAVVGPNGSGKTTLFRTLLGVLAPIEGEATVAGAGPGDYRRRHGIGYLAEDTVLPPGWTCDGLLALAAAAAGAEADIERACRLAGVDYDTDGPADALSKGMRRRLALAMALMRPTGLLFLDEPESGLDPGQRIRLRRRIEEIRGQSTILVASHDLGELAMMSDRVLLIDRKRGRIVLPPEGGFTREFLETEFVGLEGAVS from the coding sequence ATGACGATCGCGAATGGGGCGGCGGAGTTGAGGGTTCGGGGGTTGGGAGTCGGGTATCGGCGGGGGCGGGTGGTGCTGGGGGGGCTGTCGCTCGACATCGTGCCGGGGGAGGTGCTGGCGGTGGTGGGGCCGAACGGCTCGGGGAAGACGACGCTCTTCCGCACGCTGCTGGGGGTGCTGGCCCCGATCGAGGGCGAGGCCACGGTGGCCGGTGCGGGGCCGGGGGACTACCGGCGGCGGCACGGGATCGGCTACCTGGCGGAAGACACGGTGCTCCCGCCGGGGTGGACGTGCGACGGGCTGCTCGCGCTGGCGGCGGCCGCGGCCGGTGCGGAGGCCGACATCGAGCGGGCGTGCCGGCTGGCCGGGGTGGACTACGACACCGACGGACCCGCCGACGCGCTCTCGAAGGGGATGCGGCGCCGGCTGGCCCTCGCCATGGCCCTGATGCGGCCGACAGGACTGCTCTTCCTCGACGAGCCCGAGTCGGGACTGGACCCCGGGCAGCGCATCCGCCTCCGCCGGCGGATCGAGGAGATCCGCGGCCAGTCCACGATCCTCGTCGCGAGCCATGACCTCGGCGAGCTGGCGATGATGAGCGACCGCGTCCTCCTGATCGACCGGAAACGCGGCCGCATCGTGCTGCCGCCGGAAGGCGGGT